The stretch of DNA TAATAAAGCCGGGAATAATATTTACTTGTTCTTTTTTTTCATCCGTGTCAGACCGGGCCAAATAGTCTACCATGCCCTTGACCATGTTGGAAAAACCGGTAATATGTGAACCCTGATAACTGGGTGTATTAGCGTGAATTACTACTTTGCCTTCGGGGACCTCGGCGGACTTGATGAGAGTTGGAATATCATCACCGATGGTTTCCGACAGGCAGGTGGTGTGCACCGCCATAACGTCCGGATTATAAATGGCAAAAACGTTTTTAATGGCGGTTTTCAGGTTGCCCCCGCCACCGAACACCGAGGCACCCTCGGTGAAGGAGCTGGTGGTGGCCATAACCGGTTCCCTGAAATGCCTGGTCAGGTGCGAGCGGTGATAAGCGCAGCAGCCCTGGGAGCCGTGGCTGTGGGGCAAACAGTTATGGATGCCCAGAGCGGCATACATGGCTCCGATGGGCTGGCAGGTCTTGGCGGGGTTGATTACGCCGCCGGACCTTTTGATAATTTCCTTGGGTGTGCAATCTAACATTATACTGCTCCTACCTCCTTTACGCCCGGGTCAGCTGAACATGGCTCAATGGTGCCCTCCAGCAGGGGTTTTCCCTTCCAGGGTGGTGTGATATAGTTCCAGGTTGGGGTGGCAAAGCCCATGGCCACGTCCCGGGCGAAGTTCACCGCACCCCGAAACCCTGCGTAAGGGCCGCTGTAATCATAGTTGTGCAGCTGTTTGGTGGGTATGCCCATTTTCTGGGGGATGTATTTATCTTTGATGCCGGAAGAAAAGATATCCGGTTTAAATATTTTTATAAACTCTTCGGTTTCATAATGGTTTAGGTCGTCAACTACAATGCTGCCCTCAGTCATGTCGCTAATCATACCCTTGTAATTGTTCAACGGCAGTTCTTGCTTGAGTGCTTCCAGCCTATCCGCCGGTATTTTTAACCGGTAGCGGTTTTCGTCCGGGGTTACGTGCAGTTCGGGAATGTTTTTGCTATCCGCGTCTGTTTTAAGGTGTGGTAAGACGTCCCGCCCTTCATAATCGTCCCGGTGGGCAAATTCATAGCCCGCCAGCACCGTGGTCACGCCCAGTTCCTCGTACAGGCCCTGATAATGGTGACCGCGGGATCCTCCCACAAAACAAAAGGCTATTTTCCCGGAGCAAATTTTACGGTATGGTTCCAGTTGCGGCTCAATCTCTGCCAGTTCTCTCTCGATAACTTCCTCGGTACGTGTGATCAAACTTTCGTCTCCAAAATATCTGGCCATGTTGCGCAACGATTCAATGGTGGCCCGGATACCGATGAAATTAACCTTTAGCCAGGGAGTACCGTATTTAATTTGCAGCATGTCGGCGATATAGTTGATGGAGCGGTGGCACTGCACCAGATTTAGCTGCGCCACGTGGGCGTTTTTCAGCTTGGCATAGGAACCGTTGCCGGTCATCACCGCCTGAACATCATAACCTATGTCGGTTAATACTCTTTCTACTTCCCAGCTGTCACCGCCGATGTTATACTCACCCAGAATGTTGATGGTATATCTTCCGGGCGGTTCTTCCATTTGGCCCTCACCTACGATATTCTCCATTAAACCGTTATTAGCAATGTGGTGGCCTGCCGACTGGCTGACTCCCTTGTAACCCTCGCAGCTATAGGCTGTAATATTCAGGCTGTGCTTGGCCCGGGCCGCCCTGGCTACGGCCTGAATGTCATCGCCGATGAGGCCCACCGGGCAGGTGGCCGAGATGGTTATTCCGTTGGGCTTGAATATTTCTACCACTTCGTCGATCATACGGGCCAGTTTCTTTTCGCCCCCGAATACAATGTCGCTTTCCTGCATATCTGTAGATACACAATAGGCCAGGAAGTTTTTATTTGG from Desulfoscipio gibsoniae DSM 7213 encodes:
- the nifD gene encoding nitrogenase molybdenum-iron protein alpha chain; the protein is MAISEKILEEILNKYPAKVKRNRKKHIVIRDPQQDRQEIEANTRTIPGIVTNRGCAFAGCKGVVLGPLKDMVHIVHGPVGCGYYSWLTRRNKAKTDEPNKNFLAYCVSTDMQESDIVFGGEKKLARMIDEVVEIFKPNGITISATCPVGLIGDDIQAVARAARAKHSLNITAYSCEGYKGVSQSAGHHIANNGLMENIVGEGQMEEPPGRYTINILGEYNIGGDSWEVERVLTDIGYDVQAVMTGNGSYAKLKNAHVAQLNLVQCHRSINYIADMLQIKYGTPWLKVNFIGIRATIESLRNMARYFGDESLITRTEEVIERELAEIEPQLEPYRKICSGKIAFCFVGGSRGHHYQGLYEELGVTTVLAGYEFAHRDDYEGRDVLPHLKTDADSKNIPELHVTPDENRYRLKIPADRLEALKQELPLNNYKGMISDMTEGSIVVDDLNHYETEEFIKIFKPDIFSSGIKDKYIPQKMGIPTKQLHNYDYSGPYAGFRGAVNFARDVAMGFATPTWNYITPPWKGKPLLEGTIEPCSADPGVKEVGAV